The DNA window ATCACCTCGAATATTATCTGGTTAATTTTGTTCAGTTAATTTGGCAGAGCTATATTGGCGGGCACCGAAAATTGCTGTTCCAATACGTACTAAAGTTGAGCCACAAGCGATAGCTGCTTCCATATCATCAGTCATTCCCATAGAAAGTGTATCTATTTGTGAATATTGTGCCTTTAATTTAATAAATGCTTGTTCCATTTGGCGAAAAACGTCTGTTTGTCGTTCAAAATCACTTTCTGGGGCAGGGATAGCCATCAAACCACGCAATACCAGATTAGGCAGGGAATTAATAATTGCTGCCAGTTCCTCCAGTTCTCCCAAAAGAATACCTGACTTACTGTTTTCCCCGCTGATATTAATTTGGATCAGGACATTCAGTGGGGCCATATTTTCAGGTCGTTGTTCGCTCAAGCGCCGGGCAATTTTCAAACGGTCAACCGTATGACACCAGTCAAAATGTTCGGCTACCAGACGGCTTTTATTAGACTGCAAAGGACCGATAAAGTGCCACACTAAATCGTCGTGGTTAGCAAGCTGTTGAATTTTTTCAACACCTTCCTGAACGTAATTCTCACCAAATTCCCGTTGGCCTGTAGCTATAGCTTCTGTGATGGCTTCCACAGGTTTGGTTTTACTGACTGCAAGTAACGTAATTTCTTCTGGAGAACGTCCGCATTTTTGAGCAGCAAAGATGATGTGGTTCCTGACATCGTGAAGATTTTGTTCGATATTGTGCATAAGAAACTCAGGAGATTAAAAAATGAATATGGAAAAATTAGTGGCCCTTAGTGTAAAGCATAATGCTTCCGATCTGCATCTTTGTGTCGGTCAAGTGCCAATTTTGCGCATCAATGATATGTTGTATCCGCAAACACAACTATCAGAAATTGATAGTAATTTCATTATGGCATGGAACAAAGCAGTATTGTCCGAAGAACAGCAGCAACAGTTACGGATAGTCGGACATGTCGATTTTGTCGTAGAAATGCCGGATAAACGGCGGCTAAGAGGAAATCTATTCTATCAACAAGATCATATTTCATTGGTGTTACGGTTAATTCCTGATAAGTGCCCGACGTTGGAACAGCTATATGCTCCAGAAATTATTCAGCACCTTATTTTACAGGAAAAAAATAATCTGACAGAAAATGGCTTGATATTAGTGACAGGAGCAACCGGAAGCGGTAAATCGACAACATTGTCAGCAATGATTAATGCTCTCAACAATCACGTCAGAAAACACATCGTCACGTTGGAAGACCCGATAGAATTTGTGCACCATAGCCGGAATTGTTTGATACAGCAAAGGCAAATCGGGAAGGATGTACCAGATTACCAAACTGCATTAAAAGGGGTATTACGGCAAGATCCTGATGTGATCCTGCTTGGAGAATTGCGCGATAAGGAAACGATCCGATTAGCGTTGACAGCTGCTGAAACCGGGCACCTGGTTCTGTCAACGCTACATACTCGCGGAGCAATTCAGGCCATAGATCGTCTGGTGGATGTTTTTTCCGCTGACGAAAAGGGATGGATATGCAGTCAACTGGCGGGTAGTTTAAAGGCGGTCATTGCCCAACAACTTCTTCCTGCTAAAAACGGAGGCAGGGTGGCTATTTATGAAGTTCTGGTCGTCAACCAGGCAGTCAGCCATTTGATCAGGGAAGGAAAAAATCACCAGATAGCAACACTAATGCAGACAGGATCTGCCTGCGGTATGCAAACTTACGAGCAAAGCCGCCAACAACGCAAATCGTCGGGGTTGCTAGTGGAATAATGGCATGATGGAAAATTCATCATGACCAGAATTCACAGTGATCGCTGTTTTTGGCTATGAATACCGTTGCTCAAACCAGCTTTCCAGAATGACGACAGCAGAAGCGGAATCAACTTTGCCTTTATCAAGAGCACGATATCCACCATGATCAAACAAGTTAGATCGTGCTTCTACCGTGGTTAGGCGTTCGTCGTGTAGCTCAACCTGAACGCCAAAACGACCGTGTAAACGGTTAGCAAATTTGCGTGCCTGTGCTGTAACCAGTTGTTCTGTACCATCCATATTGAGTGGCAGACCAACAATGACCAGATCGGGTTGCCATTCTTTGAGGAGCTTTTCAATCATATCCCAATTGGGAGAACCTTCTTTTGCTTTGAAAGAATCTAATGCTCTGGCTGTGCCGGTTATTTCCTGCCCGATAGCTGCACCAATACTACGAGTACCAAAATCGAATGCAATCACTGTGCGGTTTTTCATCAGGCATGTCCTGCTTGTAATGCGAGATTGTAGATATTAATTCCCAGCAAGGATGCGGCTTCACGCCAGCGGTCGGCAACAGGGGTATTGAAGATAATGGAAGCTTCTGCACTGACGGTAAGCCAGCTATTTTCCATAATTTCTTTTTCCAGTTGGCCTTTTTCCCAACTTGAATATCCAAGAGTCATTAAAACATTTTTCGGTTGGCGTGGTGTACCTAGTGCTTCCAGCATATCTTTGGAAGTGGTAATCATCGTTTCATCAGAGATTTGGATGCTGGAACTGAAGCCGGATTGTGGTGTGTGTAAAATAAAACCATGCTCTTCAGACAGTGGTCCGCCAGCCATTACAGGCTTTTTCAGATTGATATTATCGTCTCTGTCTTCGGGGGCGATACCCAACTTTTTCAAGATCCCTTGAATAGAAATCTGAGCTATCGGTTTATTAATAATTAACCCCATTGCCCCGTTTTGATCATGTTCGCAGATATAAACTACAGAACGATTGAAATAAGGATCAGTGAGCGAAGGCATGGCGATGAGAAAATGATGCTGTAGATTCATGTGATTTCTGATAGTTATTTTTACAGTGAGTTATTTTTTTAATGTATGAATAAGTTGGCCCACACAGTATGTGGGCTCACATGATAAATGGCAAATGCTGTCAGGAAATGGAAGCTATTTAACCGATTATACTGTCTGTTTTTCCAATCGTTTTTCAATCGCATCCATTAACATGCCTGTAACCGAGATTTCAGGGAAAGCGGCTTCTATTTCACGTACACAAGTTGGGCTGGTAACGTTGATTTCAGTCAAACGGTCACCAATGATATCAAGCCCAACGAAAATTAATCCTTTCGCTTTTAAGACAGGAGCGACGGCGCGTGCGATAGCCCGGTCACTTTCTGACAGTGGACGAGCTTCTCCACGCCCGCCTGCTGCAAGGTTACCACGGGTCTCACCCTGAGCGGGGATACGGGCAAGGCAATAAGGCACAGGCTCGCCATCAACAACCAGTACTCGTTTATCTCCATCCTTAATGGCTGGCAGAAAATTTTGTGCCATACAGAAGCGGCTGCCATGTTCAGTCAGGGTTTCAATAATCACACCGATGTTCGGATCATCTTGCTTCAGGCGAAAAATGGAAGCACCACCCATACCGTCCAGTGGTTTAAAAATAACATCACCATGTTTTTGGTGAAATTCACGCAGAGTTTTTGCGTTGCGAGTTACCAGAGTATCTGGTGTCAATTCAGGGAACCATGCGGTAAACAGTTTTTCATTACAGTCACGCAGGCTCTGTGGTTTATTGACGATCAGGCTGCCCTTGGCTTCAGCTCTTTCCAGAATATAAGTGGCGTAGATATACTCAGTATCAAAAGGAGGGTCTTTGCGCATCAGGATAACATGCAGTGTATCGAGGGCAATATCCTGTTCGCTGCCAAACTGATACCATTGTTGAGGGTTCTCTTCCACTGTAAGCAAACGGGTTCGTGCACGACCTTCTCCCTGATGCAGATAGAGGTCATTCATCTCCATGTAATGGATTTCCCATCCGCGTTTCTGTGCTTCTAGCAGCATGGCAAAACTAGTGTCTTTCTTAATTTTGATGGATGAGATTGGATCCATCACTATACCGAGCTTGATCATTCTTTCTCCTTAACCCAGATCACCAAAACGCACTTGTAAAGCTGTAATTGCAGTGAGTGCCGCAGTCTCTGTCCGCAGGACGCGAGGGCCTAACAGGATATCAGTAAATTGGTGATTTGCCGTCATTTCTATTTCTTCGGCGGACAATCCCCCTTCTGGGCCAATCAACAGACGAACTTTTTTCACTGGCAATGGCAGTGTATTGATACTTTGGCTGGCTCGAGGATGTAAATTTAATTTTAGGCTGCTATCGTTTTCTGCACACCATGTTTCGAGTGACATAACTGGACGGATTTCAGGGATCTGATTGCGTCCGCATTGCTCACAGGCAGAAATTGCGATTTTTCTCCATTGTTGTAATTTTTTTTCCAGCCTTTCTGCATCCAGTTTCATACCACAGCGTTCAGAAAGTAATGGCGTAATAGTATTAACGCCTAATTCAACGGATTTTTGAATTGTGAATTCCATTTTTTCACCACGGGACATGACTTGCCCCAGATGCAGATCCAATGGTGATTCGCGGTTAGACAATTTGCCTTCAAGGATGCGCACTTTGACTGCTTTTTTACTGGCTTCAGTAATTTCTGCATCAAAAATCTGATTACTACCATCAAAGAGTTGCAACTGTTGTCCATTACTCATTCTGAGCACACGGCCAACATGATTGGCTGCATCATCACTCAGGTTGATTATGGTTCCTACAATGAGTGACTCAGGATGATAGATGCGGGGAATTCGCATATTTTTTCTTTCCTTCTTTTTTCCGGACAGTTCCTTTCCAGATAGTTCAGATATAGCCTAGCGCTATAGCATAAAGTTGATTTATCGCCATGATAAATGAGCGCTGATTGCATGATCAAGCTATCTCTCAGACTAAAAGAAACCTGAGGTACAGTTGCGAGCTGGCTCGCAGATTTATTGCATCATGACTGTTTTAATGCGTTTTTCATTGCCAATAACCTGAACGGGAATTTAATATTCACCGTGTTCTGATTAATATCAGAAAATAAATAAGGAATATCGTGTGCCTTGTGGATTTCAAAGTGTAGCCCAAAAGCTGCAATTTGAAAGACGTCGGGGATAACAGGGATGTTATTTTATGGAAACTATATTGAACATTCTCATGGATGAGAAAAATGAATGGCCCAATAATTTAGTCAGTATAAATGAAATAATCATTTTATTTTTCTGCATTGTTTTGTTTTTCTTAGCAGTTATCGATATAAAAACTTATCAGCTACCAGATATTTTCACTCAACCTTTATTATGGCTTGGATTGGTACTTAATAGTAATAATGATGTAGTTCCAATAAAGAGTGCGATATATGGCGCCATATCAGGGTATTTATTTTTATGGGTATTATATTGGTTTTGTTGGTATATGTTGAAGAAAGAGGGGATAGGTTACGGTGATTTAAAGTTGACTGCCGCAATTGGTGCATGGATTGGTGTAGAAATGATACCCGTGTTGATGTTATTGGCTTCATTATCTGGTCTATTAGGGTTTGTTATGATTTGGCTAAAAAGAAAAAACTATCCTGAATTTATCGCTTTTGGGCCTTATCTCTGTTTTTCTGCCATACTCTTGATAGTTTTTAATTTGCATAGAAACAGTGTGATTCAACTTTAATAACATTAGATAGTTATCACAAAAAAGAAAATATGCAACATTTTTATGTTTGTTACTGTAGTGGTATATAGGAACAGTTATGGTTGCCGAATGCCAGGGATCTTTTTACAGGACAGTCTATTGAACTTGATTGATGTTAGATAAATTATATGGATACTGACTCAATTCGAGTTGATGTTCATATAAGTTATTTAAAATATAAATAATATTACAAAATTGTAGATAACTTCCTTACTTCTCGCGGCGCGTGGAGTAAGGAATTTCCAAAAATTGAGTGTATCACTATGATGAAAACCTATTTAATTCCTGCTATTATGTTAAAATTAACTTATTTTTTTGCTATTTCTGACTGTAATATTCGGATGGAATGTATACTATTCGCAATTAAGGCAGTCAGAATAATACCACCACCTATAAGTGTATAAATATTTGGGCGGTCGCCAAAAACAAGCCATATCCAAATTGGGCCAAATACTGTTTCTAGTAGAAGGAAAAAACCAAGATGAGAAGAAGGTATTAATTTTGAAGACTTAGCAATCAAAGTTAGAGCCAAGAATACAATGACAGAACCTTCTATTAAAATTAGGAAAAAATTGAATAATGAAATATCAAAATTAATATCAAAGTAAAGATATAACAGTATAAAAGAAAATATTGCGCCAATGGAAGGTGTTAAAGATAAATCCTGTTTACTAACGCGTCCAACAACGAAAGCAGCAGCCATAGACATCGCTGTTAATAAAGCGCTAATATCCCCGAATGATACTGAAAAATCAGCACTAGAGCCAGACATTACAATAGTTACTCCAGCTATCGAAATAACGAACGCCAATATTGTCATACGGTTTACAACTTCTTTAGTGACAAACCATGAAAGTATCGCAGCCCAAAGTGGAGCGGTACTGATTATAAATAGCATATTTGCGATAGACGTTGTCATTGCTGAAACAGGAAATAATATTGCTGATAAACCATAAAAAAAAGAGGCCAGAAAAAAATCCTTACCATATTTTTGGGTTTTTTTACTTTTATTTTTTCTTTTAAGTAAAGAAAAAAATATAATAATTATCATGGGAAGGGACATAGAAAAAGAGCGCCAAAATGCAATTTGCTCTGGGGTAAAGTTTATGGCTCGTATAAGTACGGTATCGAAACTTAGAATGGTTCCACCTAAAAGAGCAAATAGATAACCTGTTTTGGCTATATGATTTATATTGTTCATAATAACTCTTTGATATATTTAATTAATTTAAAATTACAATTTACTGATGCTGAATTTATTGTTCCACTCTTATAGCAACTGAATCTGTAAATCATTGCTCCTATTTTTTTCATAGTTATAACAGATTTTTTATTGCAAGGTGATTTATCTAAATCAAAATTAGACTGTAAAATAATAAATGGAGTTTTAGATTGCAAAGGTGTAATGCATTTAAATCCTAATTTCTCTAACTCATTTGCCTCTTTATTCGTTAAATCGAAATAAGCAATGTTAAAAAAGCTTAGGATCGTCTATGAATCTATTCAGAGCATCATTATATGATCTGAGATCAACCGTGCCAGATTCAGATATTTTGGCAATATTAGATATTTCGGGATAATGATCTTTATTTTGAATGCAAAGAACCCCTATTCCTGCCTGAATAGCCAAGTGTTTATGTAATGGAAAAAACACTATCTTAGAGGAAATGGCTGCTTTGTGATGCCATATAGTACCTATTGACTGAGCTGCGTCTAAAACGAAGTCAGCATTTTTTAGTGAACAAACTACCCCGGTCTGAGGGTCAATATGTGTTAATAGAGGTATGGAGTATGGAAAATAACTAGTTGTGATATTATCATATAGTTTATAGCAACCTTCTTCAATGGATATAGAAACCGAATGCCTGTTTAACCCATAGATGACATTCAGTAAACAGTGAGTACTATTATTCAGCAAAAATATTTCTTCGTGTTCTAAACACAGATGTTTTCTGAGGTTTTGTTTTATTTCTTTTCTGATTGTGCTTAACTGTTTATAGTAGTTGTTATCACTGTTATTTTTGAAAACTAAACTCTGAAATTTTTGAGTTTATCGACGAATCATCTAGATAATTCATTATTCTATCAAACCAATATTTTTGAGCTTGGGAATGATGCTATTTTTTAAAAACGCTTCCTATTTGTATTTTTTCTGCTTCTTTTGATGTAATCCATTTTACATCAATTATTTCTGAACATGGAAAAGGCTCCCCGATTATATCGATCAACCATGAATTAATTTCTATTGATTCCCCTTCAAAAGCCGATTTTGCGTAGTCGATACTAAAATGAGTAGGATTGGTAAATGTGACTCCAATTTCTTCCTGAATCTCACGGATCAAACATTCAATTTGAGTCTCATTTTCTTCAATTTTACCGCCTGGCGATATGTACATGGAGGTTTTATGTTTCCTGACTACAAGTAATTTTTTATTGTTGATAATTATTGCCGCACATTTTCTGATCATAAAACCTCTGTTAGATCTAAGTTATTTTATAGATGATTTTGGGCTGTATTGGTTACGATACCACCAGTAAGAAACTCAATGATATCTCTGCATTTGGCTTCTTTTCTCTTTAGGTAATTGAGAATTGTTTCATCAGAAGCTGTAGTGAAGCTATCTGCGAAAATCGAAATACCTTCCAGAGATTTAGTGGAGATACCTGCTTGCAATAAGCGGTATTTTACATCCTCCTGTGATTTAGCAAATTCATATATAGGGCTATTGTATTCAATCCCGTATTCTTTCATAAATGCCACAAAATATTCTTTCGCTATTAGCCGCTGCTCAGGAAAATCTTTTTGATAATGAGTAATACCATCATTAATAATTTTTATTCCATTTCTCATACAATAGTCAATAACGTGTGCATGAATTGCAATCTTTTCACCGAGAAGTACCAAATTTTTTTTATCTTTTAATATGTCTTCTTCTAAATTTTCAATTGCCAGAGTTCGGAAAGAGCCACTTATATCTTCAATATTATGTCTGATTACGAGTTCACCAAATCTATCTTGCAGCTCTTGTACTCGATGCTTAAGAATTCCCCGGTGTAGTGAACAGCCGCTGCTGGCGGTGAATAAATGAACAGGAATATTTTGTAACATAAGATGTACTGCGACCAGAGTGCTATCTCGTCCACCTGTAAACATGACCAGTTGAGCTTGTATATTCATTTTTTATTCCTTATTTTTTTCATTGTTATATAGTTTTATAAAAAGAATCTGCTGTAATGGATTTATCTTAATCGTCTGGGATATTAAATTTATTAACAGATGAATAAAAAAAGTATTTCAATAATATTTCCCATGATTATGGAATAGTTAAATTATTCTTTTACTGTTTTTTATTAATATGTGTACATTAAATGTTTCACCCAATGACCCTTATCCTTCTAAGCTTAAAAATGAAATATTCTGAATGGTTTTTAATTTAATAGATTATGTTTGTGAAATGTTAAACATGGGGAATTTTATTGTAAGGAGCATAACTCTATCCTTAAATAGTTATTCAATTTTGTAATTACAAAATTGCTAACACGACTATTAATATTCTTTTTAATTGTCTTTTTCTATTTTAATAATGTTCATAGAACAATATGAAATAATCTTATTCTGCTTGATTATAGATATCAATCTTATTATACTAAACTCATCGTTTAGATAATCTAGACTATATTATGAGAAAAATTCCTCCGCTAAATGCGCTTAAGATTTTTGATATTGCAGCTAGATACAAGAGTTTCTCTAGTGCAGCCTCAGAAAACCATATGACAAAAGGTGCTATTAGCCAGCAAATAAAAGTATTGGAAAATTGGTTCGAATTTGAGTTATTCAATAGGACAGCCAACGGTATTGAGCTGACAGATAACGGCTCTAATTTAATGAAAACATGCAATCTGGCTTTTTCTATTATTGAAAGGCAATGTGAAGACTTAAAAAGAAAAAGTAATTACCGCAACGAGATAATTATTGGCTGTTCCAGTAGCTTACTAAGCTACTGGTTTTTACCCAAGCTATATGGTTTTTTTAGTGCTGATAAAAAATTCACTCTAAATTATAATTCTCAAGCATCATTTCAAAGCATTATAAATGGAGAAGTTGATTTCTTTATATCAGGAGAAAAAATATCTAATTATAGTTTTATTGACTATGAATTACTATATAAGGATGAAATTGGTTTAGTCTGTTCTGTGGAGTACAAAAAGAAAATATTTAATAATGACTTCGAAGAAATAACATTACTTCATTCTAAAAGTAGGTATTCAGCTTGGAATGAATGGTGCTGTTTATCTAATATTATACTTAATGTGTCAAATGAGATAATATTTGATAAGTTATCTTTAGCTTTGGATGCAGCTAAATTAAATTTGGGTGTAACTATTGCACCTAAATTTGTAGTCGAAAATGATATTGATAAAGGTTTATTGTACGCCCCATTTGGTTTTTTGAATTGTAGTTCAGGAACTTATTTATATACTAGAAATAATCTTTCCAATGATAAAAAAACAATTATTAATGAAAT is part of the Xenorhabdus cabanillasii genome and encodes:
- the rsmE gene encoding 16S rRNA (uracil(1498)-N(3))-methyltransferase, with protein sequence MRIPRIYHPESLIVGTIINLSDDAANHVGRVLRMSNGQQLQLFDGSNQIFDAEITEASKKAVKVRILEGKLSNRESPLDLHLGQVMSRGEKMEFTIQKSVELGVNTITPLLSERCGMKLDAERLEKKLQQWRKIAISACEQCGRNQIPEIRPVMSLETWCAENDSSLKLNLHPRASQSINTLPLPVKKVRLLIGPEGGLSAEEIEMTANHQFTDILLGPRVLRTETAALTAITALQVRFGDLG
- a CDS encoding NUDIX hydrolase produces the protein MIRKCAAIIINNKKLLVVRKHKTSMYISPGGKIEENETQIECLIREIQEEIGVTFTNPTHFSIDYAKSAFEGESIEINSWLIDIIGEPFPCSEIIDVKWITSKEAEKIQIGSVFKK
- a CDS encoding prepilin peptidase; translation: METILNILMDEKNEWPNNLVSINEIIILFFCIVLFFLAVIDIKTYQLPDIFTQPLLWLGLVLNSNNDVVPIKSAIYGAISGYLFLWVLYWFCWYMLKKEGIGYGDLKLTAAIGAWIGVEMIPVLMLLASLSGLLGFVMIWLKRKNYPEFIAFGPYLCFSAILLIVFNLHRNSVIQL
- a CDS encoding LysR family transcriptional regulator: MRKIPPLNALKIFDIAARYKSFSSAASENHMTKGAISQQIKVLENWFEFELFNRTANGIELTDNGSNLMKTCNLAFSIIERQCEDLKRKSNYRNEIIIGCSSSLLSYWFLPKLYGFFSADKKFTLNYNSQASFQSIINGEVDFFISGEKISNYSFIDYELLYKDEIGLVCSVEYKKKIFNNDFEEITLLHSKSRYSAWNEWCCLSNIILNVSNEIIFDKLSLALDAAKLNLGVTIAPKFVVENDIDKGLLYAPFGFLNCSSGTYLYTRNNLSNDKKTIINEIISKVKG
- a CDS encoding type IV pilus twitching motility protein PilT gives rise to the protein MNMEKLVALSVKHNASDLHLCVGQVPILRINDMLYPQTQLSEIDSNFIMAWNKAVLSEEQQQQLRIVGHVDFVVEMPDKRRLRGNLFYQQDHISLVLRLIPDKCPTLEQLYAPEIIQHLILQEKNNLTENGLILVTGATGSGKSTTLSAMINALNNHVRKHIVTLEDPIEFVHHSRNCLIQQRQIGKDVPDYQTALKGVLRQDPDVILLGELRDKETIRLALTAAETGHLVLSTLHTRGAIQAIDRLVDVFSADEKGWICSQLAGSLKAVIAQQLLPAKNGGRVAIYEVLVVNQAVSHLIREGKNHQIATLMQTGSACGMQTYEQSRQQRKSSGLLVE
- the ruvX gene encoding Holliday junction resolvase RuvX, giving the protein MKNRTVIAFDFGTRSIGAAIGQEITGTARALDSFKAKEGSPNWDMIEKLLKEWQPDLVIVGLPLNMDGTEQLVTAQARKFANRLHGRFGVQVELHDERLTTVEARSNLFDHGGYRALDKGKVDSASAVVILESWFEQRYS
- the gshB gene encoding glutathione synthase codes for the protein MIKLGIVMDPISSIKIKKDTSFAMLLEAQKRGWEIHYMEMNDLYLHQGEGRARTRLLTVEENPQQWYQFGSEQDIALDTLHVILMRKDPPFDTEYIYATYILERAEAKGSLIVNKPQSLRDCNEKLFTAWFPELTPDTLVTRNAKTLREFHQKHGDVIFKPLDGMGGASIFRLKQDDPNIGVIIETLTEHGSRFCMAQNFLPAIKDGDKRVLVVDGEPVPYCLARIPAQGETRGNLAAGGRGEARPLSESDRAIARAVAPVLKAKGLIFVGLDIIGDRLTEINVTSPTCVREIEAAFPEISVTGMLMDAIEKRLEKQTV
- a CDS encoding DMT family transporter translates to MNNINHIAKTGYLFALLGGTILSFDTVLIRAINFTPEQIAFWRSFSMSLPMIIIIFFSLLKRKNKSKKTQKYGKDFFLASFFYGLSAILFPVSAMTTSIANMLFIISTAPLWAAILSWFVTKEVVNRMTILAFVISIAGVTIVMSGSSADFSVSFGDISALLTAMSMAAAFVVGRVSKQDLSLTPSIGAIFSFILLYLYFDINFDISLFNFFLILIEGSVIVFLALTLIAKSSKLIPSSHLGFFLLLETVFGPIWIWLVFGDRPNIYTLIGGGIILTALIANSIHSIRILQSEIAKK
- a CDS encoding YqgE/AlgH family protein, translating into MNLQHHFLIAMPSLTDPYFNRSVVYICEHDQNGAMGLIINKPIAQISIQGILKKLGIAPEDRDDNINLKKPVMAGGPLSEEHGFILHTPQSGFSSSIQISDETMITTSKDMLEALGTPRQPKNVLMTLGYSSWEKGQLEKEIMENSWLTVSAEASIIFNTPVADRWREAASLLGINIYNLALQAGHA
- a CDS encoding YggS family pyridoxal phosphate-dependent enzyme; translated protein: MHNIEQNLHDVRNHIIFAAQKCGRSPEEITLLAVSKTKPVEAITEAIATGQREFGENYVQEGVEKIQQLANHDDLVWHFIGPLQSNKSRLVAEHFDWCHTVDRLKIARRLSEQRPENMAPLNVLIQINISGENSKSGILLGELEELAAIINSLPNLVLRGLMAIPAPESDFERQTDVFRQMEQAFIKLKAQYSQIDTLSMGMTDDMEAAIACGSTLVRIGTAIFGARQYSSAKLTEQN